The DNA window GGGGATGTTATCTAAAACTATTTTACCAGAGGTAAAACTTAAAAACAAGCAAAAAATAAATACTGAAAAAGATGCTCAACAGAAAACTACTAATATAAAACATATAACTAAAAACACATAAACCAATATAAATAAAATATATTTACTTTTCAAAGAGCATATAAATAATAATAATAATAATAATAATCAATAACAATAATATAATTATTCTATACTAATTATACGAGGGGGTATTAAAATGTTTAAAAAGGTAATGTTGGTAGTTTTATTAGTAGTGTTGTCAATAACAATTTTAGCAGGTGGAGTTAAAACCATAACTGTTGCTTATAAAGAACAAGGGAATAATGCTAATACTAAATGGATGGAAGGTGCAAAAGCTGAATTTGAAAGATTATATCCAGACGTAAAAGTAAAATTGGTAAAAGCTTTAAGTAACGAAGGGGATTATAATTCAAAAACAGCATTGCTTCTTTTAACAGATACAACTATTGATGTTATGCTTGTAGATAGCTTCCTTGTTCCAGCATTTGTTGCAGCTGGAAATTTAAGTGCGATTCCAGTAGATCAATGGTGCGATTGGAATACACAATTTTCAGGAAATATAAAAGAAGGAATGTCTATTAATGGTAAAGTTTATGCCGTACCTATATCTACAGATACTAGAGGTTTATTTTATAATGTACCTCTCTTCAAAAAAGCAGGAATACCTGTTCCATGGAAACCAAGAACATGGAATGATATTTTAGATGCTGTTAAAAAATTGCATAAAGCAGGAGTTAAATATCCAATTTGGTTAAATGGTTCAAAAGCACAAGGCGAAGCAACAACAATGCAAACATTTGAAATGCTTATTTCTGGTACAAGAGACTGGATTTATGAAGATGGAAAATGGGTGGTAAAATCTAAAGGTTTTACTGATTCATTAAAATTCATCCAAGCATTATATGATATGGGAATCTATGATAATACAGAATTAGCATTAATGTTAGACGCTAATTCATGGAGGATTTTAAATAAAAAAATGCCTGAAAGTAAAGAGGTTGGTATACTTCTTGATGGAAACTGGAAAGGTGCAGATTGGATTAGAGCAAGACCTAATGATTATTATGACGTTATAAAAGTAACACCTATGCCAAAACAATATGGTGGTGGCTATACATCCATGAGTGGTGGGTGGACATTGGCTATACCAGCATTATCAAGAAAAAAAGATTTAGCATTTGAATTTATTAAAATAGCATGTAATAAAAATAATTTATTAGCTTATTCAACATATTCAGGAGATATGAGTCCAAGAAAAGATGTTGCAGAAGATAAAAGATATAAAGATGCAAATATATATAGATATGAAATGAGTTCTTATACAGAATTCACGCATTTCAGACCAGGTGATCCATTATATCCAAATGTTTCAGTAGAAATTCAATCAGCAGTAGAAGCTGTTATTACAGGTCAAAAATCAGCAGTAGAAGTTGCAGAAGAATATTCGAAAAATGTTAAAGAAATGGTTGGTTATGGTAATTGGATAGAGAAATAATTCTTGAATTTGAAGTATTGCACGTTGGTGCAATACTTCTTTGTTAGAATGGAGGTGTTACACTTTGAGAAAAGGTAGTCAAACTAAAAAAAGTATCCTTTTTTTATTTCCTGCTTTATCACTTATAGGTATATTTTATCTTTATCCGGCATTAATGTCTCTCTTTTATTCTTTTACAAATAAAACTCTTGTAGGTGTTAAAGCTCAAAATTGGGATTTTGTTGGTTTAAGTAATTATATATTTATGTTTAAAGATGAGCGCTTTTTAATTTCTTTACTTAATACTGTTATATTTCTTGTATTTTCAGCTATAATAGGACAACAAGTTTTAGGATTTACAATTGCTTATTTGATGCAAAGAAAAAATAGGCAATTAAGGAGATTTGTTGGAACAACTGTTTTATTGGGCTGGGTAACACCGGAAGTTGTTGTTTCTTTTGTCTTTTTTGCATTTTTAAATGTAGAGGGATCGCTAAATGATTTTATTGGATTTTTTGGTCTTAAACCTGTAGCGTGGTTATATGATTTTCCTATGATTGCTATTATAATTGCTAATATATGGAGAGGGACAGCATTTTCAATGTTAATGTATCAATCTGCACTTGAAAATGTATCAGATAGTTTAAAAGAAGCTGCAAGTATAGATGGTGCTAATAAAATACAAGTGTTGTTTAAAATAATATTACCCATTATAAAAGGAACTATTATTACAAACACTGTTTTGGTAACTCTTCAAACAATAGGATTATTTGGCTTAATTTATGCATTAACAGCTGGAGGTCCAGGATTTAAAACTACAACTGTTCCTATTTATATGTATAATAAAGCTTTTGTTTCTTATCAATTAGGTTATGGTACAGCAATAGCAATAGTATTATTGTTATTAGGTATAGTGTTGAGTGTATTCTATATGAAAAGTTTTAAGCATGAACTGTAGGAGGAGAGACATATGAGAAAGTATATTAAGAAAAATTTGCCAAATATAATGCTTATTATTATTGCAATACTATTTTTATGGCCTATGCTTTGGTTGATATTTGCTTCTTTTGATGCAGAGGCACCACTTACTATTAAATTACCAAAAGATTTTACATTAGATAATTATAAAGCGATTTTGTCTGATCCTATGAATTATCGATCTTTTTTAAATAGTTTTTTAATCTCATTTTCGCAAGCATCGGTTGTTGTTATATTGTCTATATTAGCAGCTTATCCACTATCAAGATTTAAAATGAAAGGCAAAACTAAGATTATGTATTCAATATTATTTCTTACAGGATTACCTATTACAGCAATTATGGTCCCGGTGTATATGATGTTTTTTAAATTAAAAATTCTCAATTCTCTAATATCAACAACATTATTTTTAATAGCAACAGCACTTCCTTACAGTATATGGATGATGAAAAATTTTATGGATGATGTACCTATAACTTTAGAGGAAGCTGCCTGGATTGACGGAGCTAATACATTACAAACAATTAGAAAAGTGATATTTCCATTAATTCTTCCTGGGATTTTTGTTGTATTCATATTTACATTTTCAGGAAGTTGGGGAAACTTTTTTGTTCCATTTATACTTCTTAATTCAATAGAAAAAGCACCAGCTTCAGTAGCAATTTATCAGTTTTTCGGTTCATATGGAAGGGTAGCTTATGGACAGCTTGCAGCGTTTTCATTACTTTATACTCTTCCAATAGGAATATTGTACATCATATCACAAAAATTTATGTCTGAAGGTTTTATGTTTGGTGGTTCAACAAAAATGTAATGGAGGTAATAAAAGATGTTTTTTACTAAAGAGAAAGCAGAACGTTATATTCATGATTTAAAACAATATATATATATAGATCAAATACCTATAAAAGATTTTAAGTTTTATCAAGGTAATATACCAGAAGCCTATAAAATAGACTTTAATGATCAAAATTGGGATATAATTAATGTTGGAGAAAGATGGGGTGGAAGAGATGTCACAGCATGGTTTAGAAAACAGATATTAATTCCCAAAGAATGGTTAGGAGAAAAAATAATTTTGGATTTAATTATTGGTGGAAACAATGAAAATGGCTTATGGGGAGCAGAGTCTTTAATTTATATCAATGGTCGTCCGGTTCAAGGATTAGATAGAAATCATCGTGAAGTTTACCTTAAACCAGAGTGGTTAAAAAAAGGAAAAATAAATATAGCTATTAAAGCTTTTAGTGGTTTACAAAAAGAGAAATGTATATTTAAAAGAGCTAATATAGTTAAAATTAGTGAAGAGACTGAAGATTTTTATTATAGAGCATTAGCTGTGTTGAAAACTGTAAAAGTGCTAAATGAAGGAAGTTTTGATTATGAAAATCTACTTAAATTTTTAAATAATGCTATTAATAAAATAGATTTTAGAAAACCCAGGTCTAAAGAATTTTATGAATCAATCAAAGAAGCTAATAGTTATTTAAAAACAATTTTAACTGAATATAAACCAGAAAAAGAAAATAAGCCTATAGTTAATGTAGTAGGACATTCTCATATTGATGTAGCCTGGTTATGGAGATTAAAACATACGAGAGAAAAATGTTCGAGAACTTTTTCTACAGTTTTGCATTTAATGGATCAATATCCAGAATATCATTTTTTACAAAGTACTCCGCAATTATATGAGTTTATAAAAGAAGATTATCCAGAAATTTATGCTGAAATTAAAAAGAAAGTCAAAGAAGGAAAATGGGAAGTAACTGGTGGGATGTGGCTTGAAGCGGATTGTAATGTCCCTTCTGGGGAATCTTTAGTTCGTCAATTTTTATTTGGTACCAGATTTATGAAAAAAGAGTTTGGAATAAATTGTAAAATATTATGGTTACCAGATGTATTTGGTTATTCCTGGGCTTTACCACAAATAATAAAAAAAAGTGGTTTGAAATACTTTGTAACTACAAAGATAAGTTGGAGTCAATTTAATAGACCAGAATATGACACGTTTAATTGGCGTGGGTTAGATGGGACAGAAGTTTTAACACATTTTATTACAACTCCGGATGCTTTTGGAGAGCCTTTTTATACTTATAATGGTATGATGACGCCAGAATCGGTACAGGGAATTTGGGATAATTATCGTCAGAAAAATATTAATGATGAACTGTTATTGGCGTATGGTTGGGGTGATGGTGGCGGAGGCCCTACAAAAGAAATGCTTGAAATGGGAAAGAAAATGCAAGAATTACCAGGAATACCAGAAGTGAGGTTTAATAAAGCAGAACCATTTTTTGAGCGTTTGGAAGAAAGGATAAAAGATAATCCTAATTTACCTGTTTGGGATGGTGAACTTTATTTAGAATATCATAGAGGAACTTATACATCTCAAGCTCAAGTAAAAAAGAATAATCGATTTAGCGAAATTTTATATCACAATGTAGAATTATTTAGTTTTATGGCAAGTAGATTTATAAATGAATTTGATTATCCTCAAGAGAAAATTAATGAAAATTGGAAGATAATTTTACGTAATCAATTCCATGATATTTTACCAGGTTCATCTATTCATGAGGTTTATGAAGATAGTGATAAAGAATTTGTCAAAGTGATGAATTCTGGCGAAAAGATGTTAAATAAAGCCTTAGAAATTTTAGCTAGTAATATAGATTTAAGTGGAGAAAAATTAGTAGTTTTTAATCCATTATCGTGGGATAGAAGTGGAATAGTGTCTCTTCCTTGGAAAGAGGAATTATCTAAAAAATCATTTGTAACTGAAAATGGAGAAAAATTATTTACAAAGATAGTTGGGAATGAAAATAAAAAATTAATAATTTATGTTCCGGAAATACCCGCTTTAGGTTATAAGGCTTTTAAAATTGTAGAAAATAATAATGTTGATGATAATAACTGGTCTTCTAAAGAACAAGTAATTGTTAAAAAAGACAGAATCGAAAATAAATATTATCGTATTAAATTAAATAAAAATGGCCAGATTACATCAATATATGATAAAGAAGTTCAGAGAGAAATTTTACCTGTAGGAAGTGTAGCTAATGTATTTCAGGTATTTGAAGATAGACCTATGAGATTTGATGCTTGGGATATTGATATATATCATTTAGAAAAAGAGTATATAGTAAATGATTTAATAGAAATGGAAATAGAAGAATCAGGTCCTGACCGTGGAGTTATTAAATTTAAGTGGAATTTTCTTGACTCAACTATTGAACAGAGGATGATAGTTTATTCAGATAAAAGAAGAATAGATTTTAAAACAGATGTAGATTGGCATCAACATCAAATTCTTTTAAAGGTTGCTTTTCCTGTGGATATTAGAACTACTAAAGCAACTTATGAAATTCAATTTGGTAATGTTGAAAGGCCAACGCATTGGAATACAAGTTGGGATTATGCAAGGTTTGAAACGGTTGCTCAAAAATGGGCAGATCTTTCTGAACGAAATTATGGAGTAAGTCTTTTAAATAATTGCAAATATGGATATTCTATTAAAGATAATATAATGCGATTAACATTGATTAAATCTGGAATTGAACCAGATCCACAGGCGGATCAAGGACATCATTCATTTACCTATAGTCTTTATCCACATTTTGGTGATTGGTTTGATGGAGGAACAACCAAAGAATCTTATGAATTAAATTATCCATTGTTAGCAGTAATGATAGAAAGTAAAGGTGGAAATTTACCTATAGAAAAATCTCTGATAAATATTAAAGCTAATAGCGTAATATTAGATACTGTGAAAAAAGCAGAAGATGATAATAGCTTGATTTTAAGATTTTATGAATATGGTAATCAACGAGATACTGTAAAAATTAAATTGTTTGATAATATAAAAGAAATAACAGAATGTAATCTTATGGAAGAAGAAATTGGAAAGATAGAGTTTAATGAAAATGAATTTGAATTTATAATTAAACCTTATGAGATTAAAACTTTTAAATTGACACCTTTAAATTAAATATAAAATAAGCCCTGGTATTTTTCATTCCAGGGCTTATTTTATATTTAAATATGATTAAGAGAGTATTTTTGAAAAATGTTGATTTGTTTAAGTTTGTGAAAATTTTTTGAGAGAAATATCCAGTATGTTATAATATAAATAAAGGTATGGACAAATAAAAACCATTAAAGTTTAAGATTTTATGCATATTATAATTTTGGTTGACTTGTGAAGATAAGGATTTAAGTAAAGGATTGTTCATGCAACTATAATTGGAGGTGCTTAATAATGAATATGGATGATTTAGATCGTAATGGAAATCAACCATTATATAGACAAATTCGAGATTTTATTTATAATAATATACAAAATGGTATTTTTAAACCAGGGGAAGCAATTCCTACTGAAAGAGAGCTTTGTGATAAGTTAAAAGTGAGTCGTTATACTGTTAGAAGAGCAATTCAAGAGTTAGTTCATGAAGGGTATTTGTATCGAGTTCAGGGTAATGGGACTTTTGTTTTTGATAAGGAGGAAATTCATGAAAAAGGTGATAATAAATTAATAGGTGTTATTCTTACTCATTGTGAGCATGAAATGGAAGCAAATATATTAAGCGGAATTGAAAAGGCTATTCAGAGTGAAGGATATACAATGACGTTTATGAGTTCTAATAATGATTATAAAAAAGAAGCAGAAGCAATACAACGTATGAAAAGGAATGGTGTTTCAGGATTAATTATTATGCCAGCTGAAGATCAAAAAGATAGCACAGCAATTTCTGATTTGAAGAATGAACAATTCCCATTTGTATTAGTTGATAGAAGATTACAAGATTGTGAAACGGATTGTGTCATGTCTGATAATATAAATGGAGGGTATAAAGCTACAGAATATTTGATAAAATTAGGTCATGAAAAAATTGCATTTGTAAAAGCAGAATTTAGTGAAACGAGTAGTATAGAAGATAGAATAATAGGTTATAAAAAAGCTTTAAAAGAATATGGGTTAGATTATAGACCTGAACTACTTTTTTCTTATGATGAAAGAAAATTAAATACAGAAGAAATATATGAAGAATTATATAAATTTATTAAAGAAAAAAAACCAACAGCAATTGTAGCAGTAAATGATTATGTAGCTTTAGTTATTATTAAAATGTGCAGAGTAAAGGGAATATCTATTCCCAATGATATATCTTTAGTCGGTTTTGATAATTTGGAATTTATTAAACATTTAGAAGTTCCGTTAACGACGATTGCACAATTTTCAAAAGAAATAGGATTTAGCGCTGCCAAATTATTAATTAATAAAATTAAAGTTAAATATAATAATACTATAGATAAAATAAACAAAGAATTGTTACATCAAATCTATTATCCAGTGGAACTTGTTATTAGAGATTCTTGTTCTAATGTTTGAAAATATTATTGAATTTGTTAGTCGGAATATTATATTTTAGATACAAAAAGATTAATATTGAGTTTCCGAAAAACTTTTCGGATGATGATATATTAATTTTTTTTGACAAAAACATGTAAAATATGATATAATAATTAAAAATCCATTAAAGGGGGGAGTTTATGAAAAAGAAATTCACAGTTTTTTTTATCATGGCGGTGTTTGTTTTACTGGCGACTCTGGCTTTTGCTGAAGGAGGAGATGCTGCAACGATAAATTATGGTTTTTGGTCTATTATTCCACCGTTGCTAGCTATAATTTTGGCATTTATTACAAAAGAAGTTATTCTTTCATTATTATTGGGTGTTTTTTCAGGAGCTTTAATTAATGTTTTTGCAACGTCAAGTTCCGGATTTTTTATGAAACTCATTGAAAGTTATACAAAAACTTTTGAATATCCTGTCAATGCTTTAGCTGATGGTTGGCATGCTGGTATTATCATTTTTACTTTAACTATCGGTGGTATGGTTGGTGTTGTTGCAAAAATGGGTGGTACAAGAGCTATTGCAAATGCTTTAGCGAAAAAAGCTAAAACTGCTAGAAGTGCACAAGTTGCAACAGCTTTAATGGGTGTTGTTATATTTTTTGATGATTATGCTAATACCTTAATAGTTGGGCCTACAATGAGACCTTTAACGGATAAATTAAGAGTTTCAAGGGAAAAATTGTCTTATATAGTTGACTCAACAGCAGCACCAGTAGCTACTATGGCAGCAATTTCTACATGGATAGGATATGAATTAGGTTTAATCGGTGATGCTTTTAAATCTATAGGAGTTGAAGTTAACCCGTATTCTGTATTCTTTAAATCAATACCATATAGAATGTATGGATTATTTGCTCTTGTAATGGTTTTTCTTGTTGGATTTATGCTGAGAGATTTTGGACCTATGTACGAAGCAGAAAAGAGAGCAAGATTAACAGGTAAGGTTTTAGCAGATGATGCAGAACCAATGCTTTCAACTGATTTTGAAAGTGAATTGGATAATAGTAATATTCCATTAAAAATATCTAATGCATTGGTTCCAATTTTAACATTAATAATATTTGCTTTTATAGGATTATGGTATTCAGGTGGAGGACTTGAAAACCCATTTACATGGGAAGGGATAAGAGATGCATTTGGTAATTCAGATGCTTCTGCCGCTTTGATTTGGGCTTCTGCTTTAGCAAGTATTGTTGCAGTTGCAATGGCAGTTTCTCAAGGTATTATGACATTAAGAAAAGCACTTGAAGCATGGGTTGAAGGAGCAAAATCCCTTGTTATAACTACGATAATTTTAATTCTAGCATGGTCAATAGGGTCAATTGCAATAGATTTAGGAACGGCAGAATATTTAGTGCAGGTTATATCATCAGCATTACCAGGATGGTCAATTCCTGTGTTAGTATTTGTTATTTCAGCAATAGTTGCATTTGCAACGGGAACATCATGGGGAACCATGGCTATTATGTTACCATTAGCTGTTCCTTTAGCAGCCGCTTATACTGGTAATGAACTTACATCATTAGTATACGCAACTTTAGGGGCTGTATTGACTGGAGCAACGTTTGGAGATCATTGTTCTCCTATTTCAGATACAACAATTATGTCATCTATGGCATCTTCAGCTGATCATATAGATCATGTTAAAACACAGTTACCTTACTCAGTTACTGCTGCTTTAATTGCTGCAGTAGTAGGATATGTTCCAGTTGGTTTAGGATTACCTGTATGGATTTCATTAATACTTGGGATTACATCACTTTGGGTTGTATTGAAGTTTTATGGAAAATCTACAGATCCAAAAGATTTAAAAGCCTAAATGAAAAAAGAGCGGAATTATTCCGCTCTTTTTAAAATATATCTAATCTAAAACTTTGAATATCTTCATCTGTATTTTCATATTCTTCTTCATCGAGTTTGTTATATTCCCAATTAAATAAAGTCAAATATATTTTTCCTTCTTTACATTCTGTAAATACTGATGGTACAGTATCTTCTTCATTTTCAACACTCATCGCTTCAACAATAAAAGAATAAGCATTAGCTTCAGTGATAGTAACAATGTCTTTTAATAAACCTTCTGCAAATTCAAATTCTTCTTCTGTATCAAAAGAAAAAGGGAAAGGAATAGGAACATCTTCAACATCGGTATCATAATCACCTAACATTTCTTTTAAATCTTCAGCATAGTCAGCATCAAATTCAGCAACTTTTTCTACTAATTTTCCTATCTTTTCATTATTTAATGAAGCCCATACCATTACTGTTGGATGAATGTGATCACCATGAAAAATACCGTCTTTCGCCCCTTCAATAGCAGCCTCATGATAATTTTTACATTTTGCCATTTTTAACACCTCACGTTATTTATAATATATTATAAATTATACTTCAAAAATATAACTATTATGCTATATTTACTTTAAACTATGAACATTTTGACCATCCACATGTTTTACATGAAATACAGCCTTCTGTCATTAATAAAGAGTTTTTACTCAAGCATGTTGGACAATATGTATTACCCTCATTATCAATATAGTAACCTTTTACATATTCCAGCTTATTAGCATGAACAAATTTTTCAACTTCTTCTTTACTTAAAGGTTTTCCAACATGAAAGACTTCAAAATCCGTATTGTCTTTCCAAAGTTCTTCAAAATCATTGAGAGCACTTTTAATTTCTTTAGAAATTCCTTTGCAATATGAACCTTTTACTTTTGATAATTGTTCCAATATTTCATCAACAGAAACACCTGTTCTCAAAGCAATAGAGGAAAGTCTTCCTATAATTTCAGCTGTTTCTGTTCCATCAGATAAAAAGATTTCTATGGCTTCACCATTGTCATCAAATGAGACTGTTATATATACAGTTCCTGAATCAGTTTTGAATTTTCGAGTAACGCTTTTTAATGTTTCTTTTCTTGGTCGAGCTCTTAATTTATGTTTTTCATCAAGTACAAAAAAGGTTACTTTTTTATCATCTTTTTTGGAGTTAGTTAAGACTTGAGTTTCTAATGAACCATCCCTATATATAGTAATACCTTTTAAGTTCAATTTCATAGCTTTTATATAAATATTTTTAATATCTTCAACAGTTGTTTCTTTTGGAAGATTTATAGTTTTTGAACAAGATGCATCAAGATAGCTTTGAATAACATGTTGAGCAAGTAAATGATCTTCTCCTGAAATATCCATAGCAGTAACAAACACTTTTTTAAAATCTTCAGATATATTTTCAATATGTTGAATTGACCCTTTTTCAATTATTTCTGCTTCTAATTCACTATTTAATAAACCATCTAATTTATCTCTTAAGATTTTGTTCATATATGGTAATGGAACTCTATTACCTTCTTTATCTGTCATATATCTAATATATGCAAGCATAAAATTGGGTTCTATTCCACTAGATGTATCTGCAATATTTGAAATAGATCCTGTTGGAGCTACTGTATTAACTTGGACATTTCTTTTATATTTTTTTGCTTCCCCGTAAAAGTGCTCTTTTATAAGGGAGTTCCAAATTTTTATATTTTCTGAATAATTGTTATCAAGCATAGGAAATGGAATAAATCCATCTTTATATTTAGATTTATCAAAAAGAGGGAAATTACCTCTTTCTTTTGCTAATTCTGTACTAGCTAAATGTGAATAATATGCAAATTGTGCTAAAGTTTCTGCCATAAAATTTCTACCTTCATTAGAATTATATGGAATATTCTTTTTATATAGAGAATCAGCAATTCCCATTATCCCCAACCCAATAAATCTTTGTTCTTTGGATACTTTTTCTATTTCCTTTAAAGGATATATGTTTATATCAATAACATTATCAAGAAAGCGTGAAGTCCAATATATAATTTCTTTGAAAATATCTTTTTTTTCATCATTGGGATTTCCAAGATCAATATAATCTATAATTTTAGCTAAGTCAATGGAACCTAAATTACAACTTCCATATGGTGGCAAAGGTTCTTCTCCACAGTCATAAGATAATATGCCATTTGTAACCCAAACATAATCTGGACCAGCAGTTATATCATATACTCTTTCTTGGCCAAAATCAGTAATTTTAACGATTTCAATAAAACTCTTATTTTTATTGTAGAATCCCTTTTTTTCTAAATGATTTTCAACAAGAAATTTTAATTTTTTTTGTTTCTCACCCATGAAACCTATATTTTTATAGAAATTATAAGAATTTTTTCCAGAAATTAATAATCTATATATTTTTTTCCCTTTAATAATAGCAGTTCTCTCTTCTTTTTCTTTAGTTAAGGTAGAAAAAATTCCAAAATTTAATAAAATAATTTGAGTATCTTCAAGTAATTTTTTAGATATGCTTGAAAGACTTATAGTAATAGAACCTTTAGAATTATAAACAGAACCATCTGCTGTAAATAAACCTTTTAAAAATTCTTTTTGAATGATTTTATTATTAGTAAGAATTTTATCTGGGATTTTTTTTGTTTCTGAATCAGAAGGTGATCCTAATTCAATATCTGTTATATTTCTAATAAATAATTCCAAATTTTTTGATCTTATTAATAATTTTACTTGATTTTTTTCTTCAATTTCAGTAATAGTTGAATCAGAAATTTCCTCTATAAGATTTTTTATTTCATCAACTGTTTTATCATTTTTTGAAATAGAAAAAGATATTCTTCCATCTTTGCCTAGAGAACCATCGCCAATAAATAAACCTAGTATTTTTGATACATATACAGAATTTGATATATTTATCTGATTTATATGATGATTATTTTTTCCATATATGATATTTTCATATTCAAAATGCTCTTCAGCATCTTCAAAGGAAATTTCATCAGAAATTACTCTTATTTTTTCGCCTATTTTTAAGTCTTCTATTTTTTTCCAGCCATTTTCTGTATATACTTTATGATCATATGTAGCTTTTAATTCTATACCATTTTTTAATTTTATACTTTTTATAGGTTTTACACCTTGATCTATAATTTTTTCTATTGGTAAAAATTGATTTGATATTGGGCTCCATACTTTCATATCAGTAGTTAATTCTTTTGCTTTAATTAAACCTTTATTTGTCAAAACAAGAGTATCACCAACAACACAGGGATTAGTAGCACTTACAGGAGTAACATCTCCTAAAGCATAGTATTTATTATGTCTACCTAAAAATAGCATTCCAGGATCTCCCGATTTCCAAGCATTATTAGCTATTAAGTCAAATAATTCTCTTGCTTTTATTGTTTTTTTAATATTCGAATTTGAATGAGATAATTCTAATTCTTCGTCATTTTCAAGTTTTTTAAGAAATTTTTCAGGATTATCAAAATTGATAGATATATTAAAATAATTTAGTACAGACTTTCCATCATTATCTTTTTTTGAATTAATAAAATCAATTACATCAGGGTGATCATATCTCATGACTGCCATTTGAGCACCGCGTCTTGCTCCACCTTGTTCAATTGTAGAAGCTGTAGTGTTAAAAACATGCATAAAACTAATGGGTCCTGATGATTTTCCACCTGTTCCAGCAATTGAACTATCCTTAGGTCTTAAAATAGAAAAATCATACCCCACGCCTCCACCATATTTTTGTATTAATGCTGCATCTTTTACGGCATTAAAAATACCTTCCATTGAATCTTCAAGAGGTACAACAAAACATGCAGATAGCATATTATGTCTATTTCTTGAGTTATATATATTTTTATAATCATCTAAAAGCATTTCTTTAATATCTTTTTTGAAAATATCTTGAGATAAAGTCTTACCAGCATTAAATAAAGTAGGGCTGTTTGGCAAAAAAATACGACTTTTTAAGAGTTTATAATAT is part of the Marinitoga hydrogenitolerans DSM 16785 genome and encodes:
- a CDS encoding extracellular solute-binding protein, which encodes MFKKVMLVVLLVVLSITILAGGVKTITVAYKEQGNNANTKWMEGAKAEFERLYPDVKVKLVKALSNEGDYNSKTALLLLTDTTIDVMLVDSFLVPAFVAAGNLSAIPVDQWCDWNTQFSGNIKEGMSINGKVYAVPISTDTRGLFYNVPLFKKAGIPVPWKPRTWNDILDAVKKLHKAGVKYPIWLNGSKAQGEATTMQTFEMLISGTRDWIYEDGKWVVKSKGFTDSLKFIQALYDMGIYDNTELALMLDANSWRILNKKMPESKEVGILLDGNWKGADWIRARPNDYYDVIKVTPMPKQYGGGYTSMSGGWTLAIPALSRKKDLAFEFIKIACNKNNLLAYSTYSGDMSPRKDVAEDKRYKDANIYRYEMSSYTEFTHFRPGDPLYPNVSVEIQSAVEAVITGQKSAVEVAEEYSKNVKEMVGYGNWIEK
- a CDS encoding alpha-mannosidase, whose translation is MFFTKEKAERYIHDLKQYIYIDQIPIKDFKFYQGNIPEAYKIDFNDQNWDIINVGERWGGRDVTAWFRKQILIPKEWLGEKIILDLIIGGNNENGLWGAESLIYINGRPVQGLDRNHREVYLKPEWLKKGKINIAIKAFSGLQKEKCIFKRANIVKISEETEDFYYRALAVLKTVKVLNEGSFDYENLLKFLNNAINKIDFRKPRSKEFYESIKEANSYLKTILTEYKPEKENKPIVNVVGHSHIDVAWLWRLKHTREKCSRTFSTVLHLMDQYPEYHFLQSTPQLYEFIKEDYPEIYAEIKKKVKEGKWEVTGGMWLEADCNVPSGESLVRQFLFGTRFMKKEFGINCKILWLPDVFGYSWALPQIIKKSGLKYFVTTKISWSQFNRPEYDTFNWRGLDGTEVLTHFITTPDAFGEPFYTYNGMMTPESVQGIWDNYRQKNINDELLLAYGWGDGGGGPTKEMLEMGKKMQELPGIPEVRFNKAEPFFERLEERIKDNPNLPVWDGELYLEYHRGTYTSQAQVKKNNRFSEILYHNVELFSFMASRFINEFDYPQEKINENWKIILRNQFHDILPGSSIHEVYEDSDKEFVKVMNSGEKMLNKALEILASNIDLSGEKLVVFNPLSWDRSGIVSLPWKEELSKKSFVTENGEKLFTKIVGNENKKLIIYVPEIPALGYKAFKIVENNNVDDNNWSSKEQVIVKKDRIENKYYRIKLNKNGQITSIYDKEVQREILPVGSVANVFQVFEDRPMRFDAWDIDIYHLEKEYIVNDLIEMEIEESGPDRGVIKFKWNFLDSTIEQRMIVYSDKRRIDFKTDVDWHQHQILLKVAFPVDIRTTKATYEIQFGNVERPTHWNTSWDYARFETVAQKWADLSERNYGVSLLNNCKYGYSIKDNIMRLTLIKSGIEPDPQADQGHHSFTYSLYPHFGDWFDGGTTKESYELNYPLLAVMIESKGGNLPIEKSLINIKANSVILDTVKKAEDDNSLILRFYEYGNQRDTVKIKLFDNIKEITECNLMEEEIGKIEFNENEFEFIIKPYEIKTFKLTPLN
- a CDS encoding carbohydrate ABC transporter permease, translating into MRKYIKKNLPNIMLIIIAILFLWPMLWLIFASFDAEAPLTIKLPKDFTLDNYKAILSDPMNYRSFLNSFLISFSQASVVVILSILAAYPLSRFKMKGKTKIMYSILFLTGLPITAIMVPVYMMFFKLKILNSLISTTLFLIATALPYSIWMMKNFMDDVPITLEEAAWIDGANTLQTIRKVIFPLILPGIFVVFIFTFSGSWGNFFVPFILLNSIEKAPASVAIYQFFGSYGRVAYGQLAAFSLLYTLPIGILYIISQKFMSEGFMFGGSTKM
- a CDS encoding carbohydrate ABC transporter permease — encoded protein: MRKGSQTKKSILFLFPALSLIGIFYLYPALMSLFYSFTNKTLVGVKAQNWDFVGLSNYIFMFKDERFLISLLNTVIFLVFSAIIGQQVLGFTIAYLMQRKNRQLRRFVGTTVLLGWVTPEVVVSFVFFAFLNVEGSLNDFIGFFGLKPVAWLYDFPMIAIIIANIWRGTAFSMLMYQSALENVSDSLKEAASIDGANKIQVLFKIILPIIKGTIITNTVLVTLQTIGLFGLIYALTAGGPGFKTTTVPIYMYNKAFVSYQLGYGTAIAIVLLLLGIVLSVFYMKSFKHEL